The segment AGCGGCTGTTATCGAACGATCAGACATTCTGTCAATTGAAGCTCACCCTCCACTTCCCCTCACGCGTGGCTATATTGCAGTCAATTTTATGGAGAACGGACGGAGACGTCAGCGGTCGATCATGTTGCCTGGAAATCTATTGCATGGTAAGCAGGAATACCAAAAAGCCCTGCAAGCGATGAGAGACGCCGGTCTGTTGGACCAAGAATAGCCAGGCACTCTACCCAACACCCATTGCCACGACCTCTTTCAATCAAGAAGAATGCTCCACGCTGATCAAAGGATCGCCTGTATACGGCAATTGACACTTTGCCATAGTTGCCCCGGCGACGTGTGCTCCTATGGTGAACCTCGGTATTGAGGTGCACCCGGTCATGGTGCCAGTTGCAGAGTCAAAACCTGGCCACTTTCTGGGCCATAACGGCCTATCCTGAGAAGATCAAAAATGGCATCGGAGTGAAGCTTCCGTGTTGTCAATCATCAGCATACCCGACTGTTTGTCCGAAAAGCGGGCGCTGATGCGGCTGCAACTGGAGATTCCTGACGACGGCTGCTTTGTTGCAGTTGTGAAACCATGAAGCCAGTCCCAACGAAGATGATGCCAGATAGACGTTTTGTGCGATGAGGCCGGTATCGACAAAGTGGTAAGACTTCTGAATCTCGGGATCATAGAGTCCCGGTTCCTGATAGCCTGCAGTCTTGAATTTGTCGATATCGACGACATAGATCAAGCGAAGAGGAGCATTGGCACCCGCTTCTTCCTGTCCCGGGCCAATCGCCAGAGAGCGGATATCCCCCGCGATCACCGGAGTCAGCCGGTGAGATTCCGGCTCATACAAGTACGTCCCCTCCTCCATGGCAACATAAACACAAATCTCCTGAGAGTTACTCGCCGATGCCGCGGTTCGACCTGGGCCTCCAAAGGGTCCTTTGATACGGTTGATTCCCTGTGCGGCCCAGAGGATATCTGACAAAATCTGGAGTGAGATCTT is part of the Dehalococcoidia bacterium genome and harbors:
- a CDS encoding phosphoribosylaminoimidazolesuccinocarboxamide synthase, with translation AAVIERSDILSIEAHPPLPLTRGYIAVNFMENGRRRQRSIMLPGNLLHGKQEYQKALQAMRDAGLLDQE
- a CDS encoding nitroreductase family protein, producing the protein MKDRAIGDLEPVVLPQPAFGQSTTVFEALKMRRTSRSFKDTKISLQILSDILWAAQGINRIKGPFGGPGRTAASASNSQEICVYVAMEEGTYLYEPESHRLTPVIAGDIRSLAIGPGQEEAGANAPLRLIYVVDIDKFKTAGYQEPGLYDPEIQKSYHFVDTGLIAQNVYLASSSLGLASWFHNCNKAAVVRNLQLQPHQRPLFGQTVGYADD